The DNA sequence AACGAGGTTTTGTCTCagtcctgtttgtttgtctgttggtcTGTTAAGATCTCAAAGACTAACTTTAAGGACAAGAAACAAATAATTAGCTTGGTGATTGGTGTGCCAGTTTTGACTGACTTCCCTCTTATTATGAGTCACATCTGGAAAAAATGTCCCATCGATTCTctcaaagtttgtttattctggtGAAACTCCAAAGCCAAAAGATTAACAAGAGTCTTCAgccaccattttgtttttcttcttcttcttcttcttcttctcctccttcttcattctTCATCgccatcttcctcttcttctttcttactGTGAGAATCCATCCAGAATATGTTGATATACAGTCTGGAATACAATAACAATTGTAGGGGGTTGGGGGTCTAATTGTTGTCTAGCtttatgtgtaaatgttgtaatttttaCAGGGaatccaaaaatgttcaaaccaaAGTGTCCCATTGAATTGCACAGATCTTCGAAGGAAACCAGAATCCAGAGACTCCGGTCCTCGGACTCCTTCCTGTTCCCACCGTCGCCCGTTTCATCCGCATTAACCCCCAGACCTGGTACTTCAACGGCACCATCTGCCTCAGGGCGGAGATACTCGGTTGTCGAGTTCATGGTAGGAACAGATCTGCAAGTGTTTGACAGTAATGATGATTCACTTGATAATAAGATTCCCACTGACCAATATGCTGCCAGGTGGTCTTTCAGGAGttaatgctgtttttcctcGTAGACCCGACTGACATCTACGCCTCGGAGCGAGAGCTTGGATCAAAAGACGCTCTGGACTTCAGACACcacaactacaaagagatgaGAAAGGTTAGAGTGATTAAGTCTGTGAGGCCACAGATGCATGATGAGTAACTGTGGTTCGCCTGAAGCCAATACCAGGGTTTTTACTCAGATTCAGTTTTCAGATTTAACCCTTTAAAGAGTCCAACTTGTCTTCTTAACCCTGAAGCTCATGAAGTCTGTGACGGAGGAGTGCCCGGACATCACCCACGTCTACACCATCGGGAAGAGCTACATGGGCCTCAAACTGTACGTCATGGTGATCTCAGATAACCCCAGCAAACATGAGCTAGGTAAGGAAAAGTGATTCAGCCCTTCTCTCATGAGTCGAGAtgtctttttaaagtttaaagtttctGCAGCAGAAAGCCAGAATTCATAGAGAAGTTATCCTGACAGTGTTCAAACAAGTTCATACTGAGACTCTCCAGTTTCAAGAACCGTGAAATCTCAGTAACACGTTGTATATTAGAAGATTATTAAGGACAAAATGGCTTTTAAACAAGATAACTGCaacataaaaacagctttgtgagacagaaaagaagcaCATACTGCCTTGATTTGAGACATTTAATCCTACgtggttttcattttttgctggCGTGGCTGCTCAGAGGCCCCTGGTTCAAAATCCTCAAGTGTTTATACAGGCTTGTCTCTTGAGGGATGTTGAGGCGTATCGTAAAATGGGGCCtcccacatgtaaacaaactgataaaGGGTTGAAATCGGAGACAACTCTCTCTCCACCATACAAGACAGATTTCTGTGTGATCTTGTCCTCAGATGCCAGGTTTTCTAGCCTCTACATCTGCCAAAGAGTTTAAATAAATTACGTGAagggcagattttttttccccttcttcttctccttcttcttctccttatTCTCAGACAAATGGCATAAACACTCAGGAATAATGGGAATCTAggttatttaaaatgtcagcagctgatttaaattTCGGTGGTTTCACTGGCGCCAAATCCAAGAAGAAGAGGGGCAGCAGCCAATGCAAACTTTCTGCAACCCGCGCGCTGTGAGCCAGATCCACACTGTTTCCTCACACAATATAAAAGGTGTTGAAAGTTTTATCCAAGAGGTTCCTGATGTGCCTCCAGCCGCGACACTCTGGTCGAAACCaataaaacactgcaggtgCTTGATGGAGAGTGTGACCCAGGCAAACGTCTCAACATTTGTTACTTGGCTCGCAAAGTAAATGTCTCTATTTTCTCTTTCGGTAGGCGAGCCTGAGTTCCGCTACGTTGCGGGGATGCACGGGAACGAGGCTCTGGGCCGAGAGCTCGTCCTCAACCTCATGCAGTATTTATGTAAAGAGTACAAGAGGGGAAACCAACGTGTTGTTCGGCTGGTGACCGAGACTCGAATCCACCTCCTGCCCTCTATGAATCCTGATGGATATGAAGAAGCCTATATGAAGGTCAGTGAAGTTCAAGTAACTTTGTGTAGATTTGACGGATATTTTTCTGTAGTTTGCCCCTAATTTGAGATGAATGCTGTATATATACCATTGCAGTTATTAATTTCTGTTCCTGGTTGCAGGGCTCAGAGTTGGCCGGCTGGGCTGACGGACGATACAGCTTTGAAGGAATCGACCTGAATCATAACTTTCCAGACTTGAACAACATCATGTGGGATGCTCAAGAGACGGCAGTAGATAAGTCCAAAGTCACCAACCACTACATCCCCATCCCAGAGTACTACACCAAAGAAGACGCGATGGTAAGGATGCGTAGCTCAATTCTTAGGTAGCAGAGAAGTAGTAGAAGTACTCATATTCTGTGTATAACAGAGgcagtcatccaggtcatggtaattccaagtgctgtatcgtaggcagccAGACTTTTAGATGTTTCAGCTCTGATCCGAGAGGTTTCTTCAGTTCTACCTAACTGGAAGGGAGTCGCAGGCTTGTgaaccctgtgtgggagtgtcctcacagagtgtTTAGGGCCACTTGTGAGTCGTTGACCTtactggccttcatgtgggaTGGTAGAGGTAGTTGAGCCCAGATGTGCATGGTTGTTAAGatgtctggggagggaactcagtacagcAATGTAGGTgggtgaaaagaaaatgtcagtgaacATCCAAATGTGTACTAAAGTACAGCAGATGATTTCATGTAATCTTTTAAATTCCACCTCTGAAACAACCAATAAAGTAAACAAGTCGTTACTGATGTGACAAGCAATATAGTTTGCTGACTAAGTTTTGGGATTGTGGTAAAGCACCAGGGtgtaagattttaaaaatgtgtttatttggcaCCATCTGGTGGTCTAAAGAAACAACAGCACTGTGGCGGGCAGCAACAAGAATCACATaactttataaaacaaacacaacggACTTTTCTGTTGTCTTAGAAGAGGGAAGagaatttaatgaaatacaaACGGTTGCCTTAAAGAACCAAACTCTGTTACTTTAAACAGTGACTGAATGAGTCTCCAGTTCATTAGTGGATAAATGTAGGTCACACTGAGAGGCAGTTTTTGCAGGGTAGTGTGTGAGGACGGTttcagaaaaggaaaataatgtttccactgcagcagcagcagcagcatgcaaaCCTCGAATCAGGAAGTAATCAGAGCCAAGAGGGCTGTGGTTTTCCTGGAAACATTGTCACTCAGCGTTGGGTAACAGTTTGTTAAAGGTCACCACATGTTGAAACTCTGCCTCCAGATAACCAGGTACTGATAAAcggaaatattcattttaagaGTATTATTTTTATATGAGTTTCTCCTGATTGTTATGTCACAatgttttccctccctctcaggTTGCACCAGAGACTCGTGCCGTCATCAGCTGGATGCAGGACATTCCCTTCGTCCTCAGTGCAAACCTCCACGGGGGGGAGCTGGTGGTCACGTACCCCTTCGACTGCACTCGGGACTGGGCCCCTCAGGAGGACACCCCCACGGCGGACAACGCTTTCTTCCGCTGGCTGGCCACCGTCTATGCCTCCACCAACCTGGTGATGGCCAACCCCGACCGTCGCATCTGCCACTACGAGGACTTCCAGGCgcacaacaacatcatcaacgGAGGAGCCTGGCACACCGTCCCCGGCAGTGAGTCAGCTCAGACTGAAATATGGAAACCAGCGGAGGAGAGTTAGCTCAGAAAGGCTGTGCTGAGAGGATGTTTTCACAGATAAAACTGCCAGTGGAAATACAGCCTTTCATAACTTCAAGGAAAGAAAGATACAACAATAAAAATTGCAGAGTGAACAGCAGACAGTTATCAGCGTAGTAACTGATAactgtctgctgctggctgGTTAGTTCAGTCTCCTCCATGAGAGTAAGCTGAATATCTGGGttatggacaaaacaagacagaaagtcGACATGTGGTGATCGGCCAAT is a window from the Acanthopagrus latus isolate v.2019 chromosome 16, fAcaLat1.1, whole genome shotgun sequence genome containing:
- the LOC119005054 gene encoding probable carboxypeptidase X1 isoform X2; this encodes MNGTEEAIFEGNQNPETPVLGLLPVPTVARFIRINPQTWYFNGTICLRAEILGCRVHDPTDIYASERELGSKDALDFRHHNYKEMRKLMKSVTEECPDITHVYTIGKSYMGLKLYVMVISDNPSKHELGEPEFRYVAGMHGNEALGRELVLNLMQYLCKEYKRGNQRVVRLVTETRIHLLPSMNPDGYEEAYMKGSELAGWADGRYSFEGIDLNHNFPDLNNIMWDAQETAVDKSKVTNHYIPIPEYYTKEDAMVAPETRAVISWMQDIPFVLSANLHGGELVVTYPFDCTRDWAPQEDTPTADNAFFRWLATVYASTNLVMANPDRRICHYEDFQAHNNIINGGAWHTVPGSMNDFSYMHTNCFEVTVELSCDKFPHASELPVEWENNKESLLVYMEQVHRGIKGVIKDKMTKQGIADAVIKVEDHDHDIRSAADGDYWRLLNPGEYKVIVWAEGYFPSVRHCRVGMEPRPTICDFTLTKTPIQRLKEIRAKGGKIPQDLQLRLRALRLRKLRATTKVINRRRESQREQQEQRRRARSIGARRSQGGDAIRG